The following are encoded in a window of Candidatus Polarisedimenticolia bacterium genomic DNA:
- a CDS encoding site-2 protease family protein — protein sequence MQSFRVGKILGIPVGVNASWFIIFILITLSLTTQYAYLHPAWTGPQHFGFGIVTSLLFFGSVLLHEVGHCVVALHFGIPVKSITLFIFGGVAQITREPERPAQEFQIAAAGPAVSAALGLFFYTIYFLTRDDFEGVAFLGQWLGTINLYLALFNLIPGMPLDGGRVFRALVWRFTGSFERATDVAVASGQMFAYGMIIYGGWRAFYAQKLLEGLWIGFIGWFLLTAAQTTAAQVSFRRALRGIRAEDLMTRECLEVPGSLSVAELVEHHLLRGGARCALITDGDRLRGLLTLHEIKKIPRQEWETTSLQAVMVPEESLKKAAPETPVHQVLQMMIEGNIGQVPVVKDGKVMGVVGRDRLLALVENRLELKT from the coding sequence ATGCAGAGCTTCCGAGTCGGGAAGATCCTCGGCATACCCGTCGGGGTGAATGCCTCCTGGTTCATCATCTTCATCCTGATCACCCTGTCGCTCACCACCCAGTACGCCTACCTCCATCCCGCCTGGACGGGCCCGCAGCACTTCGGCTTCGGCATCGTGACGAGCCTGCTGTTCTTCGGCTCGGTGCTGCTGCACGAGGTGGGGCACTGCGTCGTGGCGCTCCATTTCGGCATTCCGGTCAAGTCGATCACGCTGTTCATCTTCGGCGGCGTCGCCCAGATCACGCGCGAGCCGGAGCGGCCCGCCCAGGAGTTCCAGATCGCGGCGGCCGGCCCGGCGGTGAGCGCCGCCCTCGGACTCTTCTTCTACACCATCTACTTCCTGACGCGGGACGACTTCGAAGGGGTGGCCTTTCTCGGGCAGTGGCTCGGGACGATCAACCTGTATCTGGCCCTGTTCAACCTGATCCCCGGGATGCCGCTCGACGGGGGACGGGTGTTCCGGGCGCTGGTCTGGAGGTTCACCGGGAGCTTCGAGCGGGCCACGGACGTCGCGGTCGCGTCGGGCCAGATGTTCGCCTACGGCATGATCATCTACGGAGGGTGGCGGGCTTTCTACGCCCAGAAGCTGCTGGAAGGCTTGTGGATCGGCTTCATCGGATGGTTCCTCCTCACGGCTGCGCAGACCACCGCCGCGCAGGTGAGCTTCCGGCGGGCGCTCCGGGGCATCCGCGCCGAGGACCTCATGACGCGGGAGTGCCTCGAGGTTCCGGGGTCGCTCAGCGTCGCCGAGCTGGTGGAGCACCACCTCCTGCGCGGCGGGGCGCGATGCGCCCTGATCACTGACGGCGATCGGCTGCGCGGCCTGCTCACGCTCCACGAGATCAAGAAGATCCCGCGCCAGGAATGGGAGACGACCTCGCTGCAGGCGGTGATGGTCCCGGAGGAGAGCCTGAAGAAGGCCGCTCCCGAGACTCCCGTCCATCAGGTCCTGCAGATGATGATCGAAGGGAACATCGGGCAGGTGCCGGTCGTGAAGGACGGCAAGGTGATGGGCGTCGTCGGGCGGGACCGGCTTCTCGCCCTCGTCGAGAACCGGCTGGAGCTGAAGACGTGA